The following are encoded together in the Daucus carota subsp. sativus chromosome 5, DH1 v3.0, whole genome shotgun sequence genome:
- the LOC108220793 gene encoding GDSL esterase/lipase At5g55050, with protein sequence MVGNIAYFLFIVLVSFTSITYLSEAQDTSPRKVTAMYVFGDSLVDVGNNNHLELSLAKANFPHNGVDYPTGKATGRFCNGKNAADFIAEKLGLPTATPYLSIRKSKSDKTNALISGVSFASGGAGVFNGTDELFKQSIPLTKQVEYYTLVYQALVQVMGSAAAQQHLSNSVFPIVIGSNDLFGYFKSGSDVSKKNSPQQYVQSMLSALNVVLKRLRDLGARKFIIVGIGAVGCTPSQRVQNKSEVCNEEVNFWATKYNDGLTSLLKAFKSEYMDINYSYFDAYSAFVDFIQNPSTYGFTEVKAACCGLGQLKAKVACIPISTYCTNRNDHLFWDLYHPTQKAAGLFVDMIFHGSKYVTPMNVNQLIAV encoded by the exons ATGGTAGGTAATATCGCATATTTCTTATTCATCGTCCTCGTCAGTTTCACTAGTATCACATATTTATCCGAGGCTCAAGATACGAGTCCTCGTAAAGTCACCGCCATGTACGTGTTTGGTGATTCCTTAGTCGACGTGGGAAACAATAACCACCTCGAGCTCTCCCTTGCTAAAGCTAATTTTCCTCATAACGGCGTCGACTACCCAACCGGCAAAGCTACTGGACGCTTTTGCAACGGCAAAAATGCTGCTGATTTTATtg CTGAAAAACTTGGACTGCCAACAGCCACACCATATCTCTCCATAAGGAAATCCAAATCCGATAAAACGAATGCGTTGATTAGTGGCGTTAGTTTTGCTTCCGGAGGAGCAGGAGTCTTCAATGGCACAGATGAACTTTTT AAACAATCAATTCCGTTGACAAAGCAAGTAGAGTACTACACGCTGGTGTATCAAGCACTTGTACAAGTAATGGGATCTGCTGCAGCTCAGCAACACTTGTCGAACTCTGTTTTTCCGATTGTCATAGGAAGCAACGACTTGTTTGGCTACTTCAAATCCGGCTCCGAcgttagcaaaaaaaatagcCCACAACAGTATGTCCAATCCATGCTGTCCGCCCTCAACGTTGTTTTAAAG AGATTACGGGATCTTGGTGCACGTAAATTTATCATAGTGGGAATCGGAGCAGTAGGATGCACTCCGTCTCAGAGGGTTCAAAACAAAAGTGAAGTCTGCAACGAAGAAGTGAATTTCTGGGCTACGAAATACAATGACGGCCTGACTTCTCTACTAAAGGCGTTCAAATCAGAATACATGGATATCAATTACTCTTATTTTGATGCATACTCTGCTTTTGTCGACTTCATTCAGAATCCATCTACTTACG GTTTTACAGAAGTGAAAGCAGCATGTTGTGGGCTGGGGCAGCTAAAAGCAAAAGTTGCATGCATACCCATTTCAACATACTGCACGAATAGAAACGACCATTTATTTTGGGATCTTTACCATCCCACACAAAAGGCTGCTGGCTTGTTTGTTGACATGATCTTTCACGGTTCCAAATATGTAACTCCAATGAATGTAAATCAGCTTATTGCTGTGTAA